Part of the Streptomyces sp. NBC_01353 genome, GCCGTCGATGTCGACCTCGCCGAAGTACTGCGGGCTCTCCATCGGCGAGAGGTTTGCCCGCTCCGGCGCCCGTACGAAGACCCGCTCCGGGCCGAAGGTGGCGTCCAGCTTGTTGGCCGGGAAGCCGCCCGCGGCCAGGGGGCCGGAGACGAACTCCCAGAACGGTGCGAAGTCCTGGAACGCGGCGCGCTCCGGCGCGTAGTGCTGGGCCGAGGTGTAGTGGACGTCGGCCGTCAGCCACAGTGTGCCGGTGATCCGCCGGTGCTTGATGAAGCGCAGCAGCTCGGCGATCTGCAGCTCCCGGCCGAGCGGGGCGCCGGGGTCGCCCTGGGCGATCGCCTCGATGTTCGCCGCGCCGTCGGGGACGACGAGGCCCAGCGGCATGTCGGCGGCGAGCACCTTCCACACCGCCCGTGAACGGCTCAGCTCCCGCTTGAGCCAGGCCAGCTGCTCGACGCCGAGGATGCCCGTGGTGTCGTCCGCCTGCCGGCCGGGGGAGTTGGCGTTGCGGTACGAGCGCATGTCGAGCACGAAGACGTCGAGCAGCGGACCGTAGCGCACCACCCGGTGCATCCGGCGTTCCACGGCGCCACCGCGTGCGTGGAGCGTGGAGACGGGGAAGTACTCGGCGAACGCCCGCGAGGCACGGGCCGCGAGCACGTCCACGTCCTTCTCCGTGTACCGGGCGTCGTCCAGGATCTGGCCGGGGTACCAGTTGTTGCGGACCTCGTGGTCGTCCCACTGCACGATCGACGGCACCTGCGCGTTGAAGGCGCGCACATGGTGGTCGAGGAGGTTGTAACGGAAGTTGCCGCGGTACTCGTCCAGGGTCTCGGCGACCTTCGACTTCTCCGGCGTCGTGGCGTTCCGCCAGATCCGTCCGTCGGGCAGGGTCACGCTCGGCTGGATGGGACCGTCCGCGTAGATCGTGTCGCCGCTGCACAGGAAGAAGTCCGGGTTCAGCCGGCGCATCTCCTCGTACGCCCGGAAGCCGCCGATGTCCGGATTGATGCCCCAGCCCTGTCCGGCGATGTCGCCCGACCAGAGGAAGCGCACCCCGTCGCGGCGCCGCGCCGGAGCCGTACGGAACGTGCCGACGACCGGTTCGCCGGTACGGCGCGGCTCGTCCGGGTCCGCGAGCGTGACCCGGTAGTGGATCTGCTCGCCCGCGGGCAGCCCGCGCAACGCCGTCGTCCCGGTGAAGTCGCTGCCCGCGCCGAGCAGGGGCCCGAAGTGGCGGTGCGTACGGCGGAACGATTCGCTCGTCGAGGTCTCCACGATCATCCGGGCGGGCCGGTCCGAACGGACCCAGACCAGACCCGAGGAGGCGGTCACATCATCCGTCTGCACCCCCCACGCGGCCCGCGGCCGCCCCGAGAGCGCCAGCGCCGGGGCGGCGGCCGCGGCACCGCCGAGGGTGAGCGCCGCCGACGCGGCGAGCGAGCCACGCAGCACGCTGCGGCGGGCGGGGGACGAGCCGTCGGGGACGGAGTAGGACATCGAAGCGCCTCCAAGTACTGGGCCGGGTGGGTCCGTTGTGCCGCCCTCATGCCTAACGGCAGGGGACGGCGGACACACGAACCCCGCGTGAACAGACCGGAGTCGACCCCGTTCGGCCCAACCGCCCGCCGGCCGGGCCGGCGGGGGAGCGGCCCGGCTTCAGCCGCACACCGCCCCGTCCGGCCCCCACGCCTCCGCCGTTAGCCGCACGCCTCCGCCGCCAGCCCCACCCCCCGCTCGATCTCGGACGGCGTCAGATGGGCGTAACCGATCACCAACCGAACGGCGCCGTCCATCGGGCGGGCCGTGCCGTACTCCTCCAGGGGGCGCAGGGCGACACCGGCCGCCGCCGCCCGTTCCACGAAGCGCGCGCCGGGGCCGTAACGCTCCGGCACGCGCGCGATGATGTGCAGCCCGGCGGCGATCCCACTCACCTCGGTGCCCGGGAAGTGCTTCTCCAGGGCGTTGACCAGCGCGTCCCGCCGTTCCCGGTACGCGCGCTGGCAGCGGCGCAGCTGCCGGTCGTAGCCGCCGCGCGTCACGAACTCCGTGAGCAGCGCCTGGTCCAGGGCGGGGTTCCCGAGGTCCATCGTCCGTTTGCGCTCCACGACCTCCGCGACCAGATCCTCCGGCACCAGCATCCAGCCGAGCCGTAGTCCGGGTGCGAGGGACTTGCTCACGGAGCCGGTGTACGCGACCCGTTCCGGATCGAGCCCCTGCAGTGCGCCGACAGGTGCCCGGTCGTAGCGGAAGTCCCCGTCGTAGTCGTCCTCCAGGACATAGCCGTCCACCGACCGGGCCCAGTCGAGGAGTACGGCGCGGCGCGACGCCGAGTAGGCGATCCCGGTGGGGAACTGGTGGGAGGGGGTCGTCACGACCGCCCGTACCCCCGACGCGGTGAGCGGACCGGGCAGCAGCCCCTCCTCGTCCGTCGGCAGCCACACCGTCTCGAGACCGGTCGAGGCGAAGAGCCGTTCGTGCTCCGGGCTGCCGGGGTCCTCGATCCCGACGGTCCGCATCCCGCGCGCCGCCAGGACGAATCCGAGCAGCGTCGACGCCTGTGCCACGCCCGAGCACACCACGAGACGTTCGGGATCGGCCACCACCCCACGCCGACGGGCGAGCATCCCGGCGAGCGCGGTCCGTAGCTCCGGCAGTCCCCGGGGATCCGGATAGCCGAGCGCGCGGTGCGGAAGCGCGGACAGCACCGACCGCTGGGCAGCCGCCCAGGCGGCGCGCGGGAAGAGCGAGAGATCGGGCGTCCCGGGACGGAAGTCCACCTGGACGCCCGGCGTGCGCGGCGCCCGATCCCGCGCGGCCTGGGACGTGGCCGCCCGCACCGCCTCGCCCACCCAGGTGCCCGAACCGCGGTCGCTGCGCAGATAGCCCTCTGCGGTGAGCTGCTCGTACGCCTCCGTCACCAGGCCGCGCGAGACACCGAGATCGGCCGCCAGTTCACGACTCGACGGCATCCGCGTCCCCGCCGTGAGGCGACCGCTGCGCACCGCCTCGCGCAGCGCCTCCTGAAGCGCCCGCCCGCGCCGCCGCACCGGCGCACCCGCCGCGGGGAGCAGCAACTCCCACGCCGTGTAGGCCCGCATCCTCGATGTCCCCCTCCCCCGTCGTGTCGTGGACTCTTCGCAGTCCACGACACCACCCTCTTCGCCTTCGTCGTCGCGACCGAACCCCCCGACCGCACGTCGATCCTGCCGGAGTCGCACTGTGTACGAGCGACTCATACCGGCCCGTTGAGGAAAGTGGTCCCCGAAGACGTCGGGGAAGTGGACCTTAAACCGGGCCTCCTCGCTTCCTAGCGTCGGGAGCATGAAAGCGAACTCCCTGCGGGGCGCCGTCCTCGTGACCGTCGCCTACGCGCTCGTCGGCGCCTCCTTCACTGCCAACAGCCTTCTCGGCGACTACCCGTACGCGGGCGGCCAGGCCCTGCGCTACGGCGCCGCATGTCTTCTCCTGCTCCCGTTCCTCGGCCCCGGCGGGCTCGTTCCGCTCCGTGCGCTCGGTGCCCGGCAGTGGGGGCGCCTGGCCGTGCTCGCCGGTGTCGGGATGGTCGGCTTCAATCTCGCGGTTCTCGCCGCCGAGCGCACCGCGGAGCCCGCGGTCCCCGGTGTCCTCGTCGGCTGCGCCCCCGTGGTCGTGGCCGTTCTCGTGCCGCTGCTCGACGGGCGCAGGCCCGCTCGGCCGGTCCTCTACGGTGCGCTGCTCGTCGCCGCCGGTGCCTTCACCGTCCAGGGGTGGGGCCGTACCGATCTGCCCGGACTCTCCTACTCCGTAGGAGCCCTGGCGGGCGAGGTCGGATTCACCGTCCTCGCCGTGCCCGTGCTGCGCCCGCTCGGGCCGAAGCTGCTCACGGCCGTCGTCTGCGGTGTCGCCGCCGTCGAGTCGGCCGTTATCGGTCTTGTCGTGGACGGCGGCGCGTTCCTGCGGCTCCCGACGGCCGTGGAGAGCGGCGCCCTGGTCTGCCAGGCCGCCCTGGCCACGGTCGTCGGCTTCGTCCTGTTCTACATGGGGGTCCAGCGGCTCGGCATGGAGCGCGCCACCCTGTTCACCGGCGCGATCCCCGTCGCCGCCGCGCTGACCGCGGTGCTCGTCTCCACCGGCGGCTTCGGCCTCCCGCAGGCGGCCGGCAGCGTCCTCGTGGGCGCCGGAGCGGCCCTCGGAACGGGCCTGTTCAAGCGATCGAAGCCGTCAGCGGCTGCCGTCGAGGATCACCCGCGCGACGAGCGCCGGGTCGTCGCTCATGGGGACATGACCGCAGCCGGGCAGTCGTACGAGCCGGGCACCGGGCATCGTGTGCTTGGCCCGGACGCCCTGCCGGCGCAGCAGCAGCCGGTCGCGGGTGCCCCAGGCGACGGTGACCGGCACGGCCGAGACGTCGTCGCCGAACAGCACGGTCCGGCCGGCCTCCAGCGTCTCCCGGAAGCCGGTGGCCTCGCGCAGCGCGAGCGTCTCGGCGACCACCGCCTCGGGTGAGCGGCGCCCTGGACGTGCGTAGATCGTGCTCGTCAGCGCCGTACGCCCGGCGGCGCTGCGGGACAGCCGCTCGATCAGCGGCACGGGCATCGAGAGCGCGGCGGCCCGCATCGCGCGCAGCGTGCCGAAGGCGTACCGGCGTTCGCTCTCCGACCAGAACCCGGCCGGGGAGAGTGCGGTGACGGAGCGCACCCGCTTCTCACGGCCGAGTTCGAGGGAGAGGAGCCCGCCGAGGGAGTTGCCCGCCACATGCGGCCGTTCGATCCCGAGGGCCTCACAGAAGGCACCGAGCACCGGAACGACTGTCGACAGGTCGTAGTCGAAGCCCTCCGGCAGCGCGGGCGAGGCGCCGAAACCGGGCAGGTCGACGGCAACGACGTCGCGTTCGGCAGCGAGGATGTCGAGGACCGGCTCCCACGCCTGCCAGTGGTGACCGATGCCGTGGAGCAGCAGCAACGGCTCACCCGCACCCCTGCGTTCGTACGTCAGGGACACGGGCCGCGGACCGCGCGGGGATTCGATCGTGAACGAGATCTGCTCGGACATACGCTTGACTCCCTGACTTAGACACCCTGTCAGCAAGGATTACCGCTCAGTAGCCAGGAGTTCAAGGGCCCGGACGGAACTGGACAGACTCCCGCCGGTCGGCTGGGATGGTGGAGTGGCGACCGACACCCTGACCGACGTCTTCGAAGAACACCGGCCGATGCTCATCGGCGTGGCCTACCGCATGCTCGGCCGCGTCGCCGACGCCGAGGACGTGGTCCAGGAGGCGTGGCTGCGCTGGACGGCCGCGGACCGTGACGACGTCCGCGAGCCGCGCGCCTTCCTCGTACGGATCACCACCCGCCTCGCGCTCGACCGGCTCCGCCAGGTCCAGACCCGCCGCGAGTCGTACGTCGGGCCCTGGCTCCCCGAACCCGTCGTCACGGACTTCGGACCCGCCGTCCCCGACACCGCCGAGCGCGCCATGCTCGCCGACTCCGTCTCGGTCGCCGTGCTCGTCGTCCTCGAATCCCTCTCGCCGCTGGAGCGCGCCGTCTTCGTGCTCCGCGAGGCCTTCGGCTTCCCCTACGGGGAGATCGCCACCGCCCTCGACCGTTCCGAGGCCGCCGTCCGTCAGCTCGCCGGCCGGGCCCGCCGCCATGTCGACGAGGGCAGGCCCCGCTACGACGTCGACCCGGCCGAGCGACGTGACCTCACCGAGCGCTTCCTCGCCGCTGCGGCCGGCGGGGACCTCGAACAACTCCTGGACCTGCTCGCGCCCGACGTCCGCCTCGTCGGCGACAGCGGCGGCAAGTCCAAGGCACCCCTGCGGATCATCGAGAGCGCGGACAAGGTGGGCCGCTTCCTCCTCGCCGTCAGCCAGGACACGGAGAACATCTACGAGTTCCGCTTCATGGAGTTCAACGCGGGCCCCGCGCTGCTCGTCCTCGTCGACGGCAAGCCCGACTCGGTCTTCCAGATCGAGGCACGGGACGGGCACATCCAGTGCGTCTACATCGTTCGCAACCCGGACAAACTTCACGCCGTGGGCATCGACTGACCCGTCGGCCCCCTCACGTGCCCCGTCTCCGGTCCGGAGGCGGGGCACTGTGCTGCGCAGGGCTCACGACGGCGCGAACGTCCTGTGAACGATCTACGCCAGAGGGCCGCATTCACGGGCATCCGGGTCAGGATTGGTCTTGACCAAGGGGGTGTGCCGCCTTATGGTCGCAGAGATAGTGCAGGAACCTTTAATAAACAAGGGCGCGGAAAACCGCCGGGGACACGGCGATTGCGGAGGATCAGGGTGGGGACCACGCAGCTGGGGACGGTGCCGGAGCCTAAGTACTGGCACCTCAAGACCGTGATCGGCGAAGCGCTCGACTCCGACTTCGCGGTCGGCGAGATCCTTCCCAACGAGCGCGAGCTCGCGGCGCGCTTCGGCGTCGCCCGGGCCACGCTCCGCCAGGCCCTGGAGCAGTTGGAGCTGGAGGGCCGCCTGCAGCGCCGACGCGGCGTCGGCACCACCGTCGCACCGCCCCGCGTCGGTGTGGACGTCTCCACCACGCAGCACAGCTGGCCCGGTGTGGCCGAGGAGACCTGGCAGTCCGTGGACTCCGCCACCGCTGTGGCCCCCGCCTCCGTCGTACGCCTCCTGGACATCGAGCCCGACGAGCAGGTGCACGTCGTGCGCCGCCTGCGCGTCACGCAGGGCCAGCCGGTCGCGGCCGAGCTCCTGTACGTGCCGTCCGGCTCCGTCCCCGAGCTGACCGCGATCGACACCCCGTCCGGCCCGGCCCGCGCCCGCAGCGTGCTGCGCGAACTCCAGCGCCTCGCCCTGGACGGCCAGGACCGCGCCGTGGAGCTCGGCTCCGCCCGCGCCGACGACGCCAAGGAACTGGACCGCCTCCCCGGCGCCCCGGTCCTCGTCGTCACGACCCGCTACCTCTCCGAGGGCCGCACGGCAGCGGTCTCGGTGGCCACGTACCGCGCCGACACCTGCCGCCTGACGTTCGGTGACTCGGGCGATTTGGTGATGGCGTCCTGAGGTAGCCGACCACCGGCTTCCGCACGCGCACCGAGCCCGTGAGGGGCACCGCTACGGCGGGCCGCTCACGGGCTCGCGGCGTTTCGGACGGGGCGGACCGTGGTCCCGGGCCACCGGGCTCGCGGCGTTTCGGGCGGGGTCGTCCTGCTCTTGGGGCGCCCGTGGTCCTGGGCCGAGCTCGCGGCTGCCGGTGCAAGGCGCGGCCGTCGGCCTTCGGGCCCCGCCCGGCACCGACTGACGGGCATCGGCCGGCCGGCGGCCCCCGTTCTCCACCCGTCAGCGACGGGCCGTCACCGTGCCCTCCACCGCGAAGAGTTGTTCCTCCACGTGGTCCAGGGCCAGGCGCAAAGCGCCCGTGCCCACCGCCGCCTCGCCCAGCATCGACAGGACCACGCGCGGGGGGCGCAGGCAGAAGCGGGCCAGTTCGTCGCGCAGGGGCTGCAGTACGCCGTCCAGGCCGGCCGCCCAGCCGCCGATCACCACCAGCTCCGGGTCGAGCGCGAGCACCAGCGCCGCCACGTCGTGCACGAGACGCTGGGTGAAACGCTCCACCGCCGCCTCCGCCTGCGCGTCGCCCTGTCGGGCCAGCGCGAAGACCTCGGTGACCGCCTGCTCGTCCAGCGGGTGCAGCGGCTCGTCCGTCGTCGACAGCAGGTGCTCGGGGGTGACCCCCTGGCCGAGCAGATGCAGCGCACCGATCTCCCCGGCCGCCCCACCGTAACCGCGGTGCAGACGACCCCCGATCAGCGAGCCCGCGCCCGGGCTCAGTCCGGCGAGTACGAAGACGATGTCGTCGGAGTCGGTCGCCGCGCCCTTCCAGTGCTCCGCGACCGCCGCCGCGTTCGCGTCGTTCTCCACCAGCACCGGGCACCGGAAGGACCGTCGCAGCCGCTCGCCGAGCGCCAGGCCCGTCCAGCCGGGAAGCGCCGTGCCCAGCCGGACCGTGCCGTCCGCTTCGACGATCCCGGGCGTGCCCACACCGACCGCCCGCAGGTTGGAGCGGGCCACCCCGGCCCTGCGCAGCACATCCGCGACGACCGTGCGGACCCGCTCCAGGCGCTCGTCCTCCGGAGCAGTCTCCGAGACCTCACGGGCCCCCGCGCCGATGATCCGTCCGTCGAGGCCGGAGAGAAGCGCGGCGACCCGGTGCGGGCCGATCTCGATGCCCAGCAGGTGCCCGGCCTCCGCACGGAAGCGGAACCTTCGCGCCGGCCGTCCCTGCCGCCTGGCCTCGCCCTCCTCGGGCGCCGCCTCGACGACGAGACCTCCGACGATGAGCCCCTCGACCACGCCTTCGACGGTCGGCCGTGACAGCCCGGTGACCCGGGTCAGGTCCGTGAGCGTGAGCGCGTCGGCGCCCCGCAGAGCATGGAGTACCACCGCGGAGTTGATCCGCCGCAGCAGAGACGGATCCCCGCCGGTCAGCCGCCCCACAGTGTGTCCTTCCAGCTCGTACGCGTGTCTGGCGGATGTTACTCAATGGACCGGAGGGCGGCGAGTGGCGCCCGCGCTCGGCGGCGGCGGGCGGGCGGCCTGACGGGGCGCCGGCTGTCAGAGCCAGCCGGTTTACTGAACCCATGACGCTCGCACAGCACCTCACCGCCCTCGATCTGCTGCGCGCCCGCGCGTTCCCCGCCGAGGGATACCACATGACCGAGTTAGCCGTCGAAGACCCCACGGAGGAGCAGGCGGAGGCCGAACGGGAAGCGCTCGCAATGCTCCTGGAGGCCCGCTGGGGCCCGCCGCACCTGGTCGGTCTGTACGGCCTGCTCGCCCGCGCCGGCGCGGGCGAGGCGATACCGGAGCCCTGGTCGCTGATCTGCACCTCGGTGTCCGACGTCCAGCTCTGGCGCGTGGACGCCCGCTGGGTGGTGCTCGGCCTCGCGCCGTCCGGCGAGGGGGAGTTCCAGCTCCTGGCCTGGGTCACCGAGACCGACCCACCGTGACCGACGGCCGCGAGTCCGCACCGCCCGTCGGCAACGCCCGGCGATCCGCCGTACCTACGCCTACGCCCGCCGGTCCGGAACGCCCGCCGCCTCGCGCAGGCGCGCGTACTCCTCCGCCATCGACGGCAGCGTCCAGCGCGCGTTCAGCCCGCTCGGGTTGGGCAGTGCCCAGATCCGGGTCTCCCCGATCGTCCGCTCCTGCGGACCGACGACGGCGCCGCGCTCCCCGAACGCCGTCCGGTACGCCGTGATGCCGACCACCGCCAGCCACCGCGGACGCAGGCGCTCGACCCGCTCGGTCAGCAACCGGCCGCCCTCCCGGAACTCCTCGCCGCTCAGCTCGTCGGCCCGCGCGGTCGCCCGCGCCACGACGTTCGTGATGCCGAGACCGTACGCGAGCAACTCCTCCTGCTCCGCCGGCTTCAGCAGACGGGGCGTGAACCCGGACCGTTCGAGCACGGGCCAGAATCGATTGCCCGGGCGCGCGAAGTGGTGGCCCGTCGCCGCCGACATCAGCCCCGGATTGATCCCGCAGAAAAGGACGGAAAGGCCGCCCGCGGCCACGTCGGGGATGACGCGGTCGCGGGCGGCCTCGAGCTCCTGCGGTGTGAACCGGGTCAGAGGATCGACCCGGGGGTGTACGCGGCGGCCTCCGGGTGCTGCTTGACGATCTCCTCGATACGGGAGACCACGGCGGCGACCTGGTCGGCGGCGGCGCCGGTGAACGACAGCTTGTCCGCCATCAGCGCGTCGAGCTGCGCGCGGTCGAGCGGGATCCGCTCGTCGGCGGCCAGCTTGTCGAGCAGCTCGTTGCGCTCGGCGCCCTGCTCGCGCATGGCGAGGGCCGAAGCGACGGCGTTCTCCTTGATGGCCTCGTGGGCGAGCTCGCGGCCCACCCCGGCGCGGACGGCGCCCATCAGGACCTTGGTCGTGGCGAGGAAGGGGAGGTAGCGGTCCAGCTCGCGGGCGACGACGGCCGGGAACGCGCCGAACTCGTCGAGCACGGTCAGGAAGGTCTCCAGGAGGCCGTCGAGCGCGAAGAACGCGTCCGGCAGCGCGACCCGGCGGACCACGGAGCAGGAGACGTCGCCCTCGTTCCACTGGTCGCCGGCCAGCTCGCCGGTCATCGACGCGTAGCCGCGCAGGATGACCATGAGGCCGTTGACGCGCTCGCAGGAGCGGGTGTTCATCTTGTGCGGCATCGCCGAGGAGCCGACCTGGCCGGGCTTGAAGCCCTCGGTGACCAGCTCGTGGCCGGCCATCAGACGGATCGTCTTGGCGACCGACGACGGCGCGGCGGCCAGCTGCACGAGCCCGGTGACCACGTCGTAGTCGAGCGAGCGCGGGTAGACCTGACCGACCGAGGTGAAGGCGTGCGCGAAGCCGAGGTGCCCGGCGATGCGCTGCTCCAGGTCCGCCAGCTTGGCCGCGTCGCCGCCGAGCAGGTCGAGCATGTCCTGGGCGGTGCCGACCGGGCCCTTGATGCCGCGCAGCGGGTAGCGGGCGATCAGCTCCTCCAGGCGGCCGTAGGCGACGAGCAGCTCGTCGGCGGCCGTGGCGAAACGCTTGCCGAGGGTCGTGGCCTGGGCGGCGACGTTGTGGGAGCGGCCGGCCATGACGAGCTCGGCGTACTCGCCGGACAGCTTGCCGAGGCGGGCCAGGACGGCGACCGTGCGGTCCCGCATCAGCTCGAGCGAGAGCCGGATCTGCAGCTGCTCGACGTTCTCGGTGAGGTCGCGGGAGGTCATGCCCTTGTGGACGTGCTCGTGACCGGCGAGGGCGTTGAACTCCTCGATCCGGGCCTTCACGTCGTGGCGGGTGACCTTCTCGCGCTCGGCGATGGAGCCGAGGTCGACCTGGTCGAGCACGCGCTCGTAGTCGGCGAGGGCCGCGTCGGGGACCTCGATCCCGAGGTCCTTCTGGGCACGCAGCACGGCGAGCCACAGCTGACGCTCCAGCTTCACCTTCTGCTCGGGGGACCAGAGGACGGCGAGCTCCGCGGAGGCGTAGCGGCCGGCCAGGACATTGGGGATACGGGGCTTCGCAGTCACAGCAGTCACGTGGACAGATTCTACTGGCGGTTTCTGCAGGCCAGCGCCACCGTCTGGTTTGTCTCTTGCTACGAGACGCCCGTCACGCGCGCGTGCGCCAGAGGGTGAAGGGCGGATCGGAGCGGGACGCCCCTACGCCGTCGGAGGCTCGTACGGCAGCAGCTCCGGCCGCTTGGCAGGACGCCCGTCGCCGGAGGAGCGGCCGGTCAGCCGTCGTCCGATCCACGGGCCGAGGTGCTCCTTGGCGAACCGCGCGTCACCGAGACGGCGGGTCACCCAGCTGGGCGGCACGGTCGACGGCAGCGGCGTCCGCCAGTCGTCCTCGGGGGCCAGGCCCAGGCTCTGCCACACGGCCTCGGCCACGCGCCGGTGGCCCTCGTCGGTCAGATGGAGCCGGTCGACGTCCCACATGCGCTGGTCGCCGAGCGCGGGTGCTCCGTACAGGTCGACCACCAGGGCGCCGTGCCGGGCGGCGAGCTCGTCGACGTAGTCGAAGAGCTCCTCCATGCGCGGCCGGAAGCGTGCCATGACGGGGCCGTTGCGGCCCGGGCTGCGCATCAGGACCAGCTGCCCGCAGGAGGGTGCCAGCTTCTCGACCGCCTCGGTGAGCAGACCCCGTACCCGGCCCATGTCGCACTTCGGCCGCAGTGTGTCGTTCAGACCGCCGACCAGGGTCACCACGTCCGCCTTCATGGCGGCGGCCAGGTCGACCTGCTCCTCGACGATCTGGCCGATGAGCTTCCCCCGTACCGCGAGGTTCGCGTACCGGAAGTCGGTGGTGCGGGCGGCCAGCCGGGCCGCGAGGAGGTCCGCCCACCCCCGATAGGTCCCGTCGGGCAGCCGGTCCGACATACCTTCGGTGAAACTGTCGCCGACGGCGACCAGACTTGTGTAGGTGGCATTCATCTCCATGACGGAGCGATCATACCGTCTGGTATGCGGATGCCGATCCGCCGGAGCCCCGGGACGCGCACGCGCCCCGGGGCTCCGGACATCACCGTTACGGCGCGGTCGGCCGACCGACCAGCTCCCGCAGGACGTCCTCCATCGTGA contains:
- a CDS encoding RNA polymerase sigma-70 factor, with the translated sequence MATDTLTDVFEEHRPMLIGVAYRMLGRVADAEDVVQEAWLRWTAADRDDVREPRAFLVRITTRLALDRLRQVQTRRESYVGPWLPEPVVTDFGPAVPDTAERAMLADSVSVAVLVVLESLSPLERAVFVLREAFGFPYGEIATALDRSEAAVRQLAGRARRHVDEGRPRYDVDPAERRDLTERFLAAAAGGDLEQLLDLLAPDVRLVGDSGGKSKAPLRIIESADKVGRFLLAVSQDTENIYEFRFMEFNAGPALLVLVDGKPDSVFQIEARDGHIQCVYIVRNPDKLHAVGID
- a CDS encoding ROK family transcriptional regulator, producing MGRLTGGDPSLLRRINSAVVLHALRGADALTLTDLTRVTGLSRPTVEGVVEGLIVGGLVVEAAPEEGEARRQGRPARRFRFRAEAGHLLGIEIGPHRVAALLSGLDGRIIGAGAREVSETAPEDERLERVRTVVADVLRRAGVARSNLRAVGVGTPGIVEADGTVRLGTALPGWTGLALGERLRRSFRCPVLVENDANAAAVAEHWKGAATDSDDIVFVLAGLSPGAGSLIGGRLHRGYGGAAGEIGALHLLGQGVTPEHLLSTTDEPLHPLDEQAVTEVFALARQGDAQAEAAVERFTQRLVHDVAALVLALDPELVVIGGWAAGLDGVLQPLRDELARFCLRPPRVVLSMLGEAAVGTGALRLALDHVEEQLFAVEGTVTARR
- a CDS encoding GntR family transcriptional regulator, with protein sequence MGTTQLGTVPEPKYWHLKTVIGEALDSDFAVGEILPNERELAARFGVARATLRQALEQLELEGRLQRRRGVGTTVAPPRVGVDVSTTQHSWPGVAEETWQSVDSATAVAPASVVRLLDIEPDEQVHVVRRLRVTQGQPVAAELLYVPSGSVPELTAIDTPSGPARARSVLRELQRLALDGQDRAVELGSARADDAKELDRLPGAPVLVVTTRYLSEGRTAAVSVATYRADTCRLTFGDSGDLVMAS
- a CDS encoding alpha/beta fold hydrolase, whose product is MSEQISFTIESPRGPRPVSLTYERRGAGEPLLLLHGIGHHWQAWEPVLDILAAERDVVAVDLPGFGASPALPEGFDYDLSTVVPVLGAFCEALGIERPHVAGNSLGGLLSLELGREKRVRSVTALSPAGFWSESERRYAFGTLRAMRAAALSMPVPLIERLSRSAAGRTALTSTIYARPGRRSPEAVVAETLALREATGFRETLEAGRTVLFGDDVSAVPVTVAWGTRDRLLLRRQGVRAKHTMPGARLVRLPGCGHVPMSDDPALVARVILDGSR
- a CDS encoding SGNH/GDSL hydrolase family protein encodes the protein MEMNATYTSLVAVGDSFTEGMSDRLPDGTYRGWADLLAARLAARTTDFRYANLAVRGKLIGQIVEEQVDLAAAMKADVVTLVGGLNDTLRPKCDMGRVRGLLTEAVEKLAPSCGQLVLMRSPGRNGPVMARFRPRMEELFDYVDELAARHGALVVDLYGAPALGDQRMWDVDRLHLTDEGHRRVAEAVWQSLGLAPEDDWRTPLPSTVPPSWVTRRLGDARFAKEHLGPWIGRRLTGRSSGDGRPAKRPELLPYEPPTA
- the purB gene encoding adenylosuccinate lyase; translation: MTAVTAKPRIPNVLAGRYASAELAVLWSPEQKVKLERQLWLAVLRAQKDLGIEVPDAALADYERVLDQVDLGSIAEREKVTRHDVKARIEEFNALAGHEHVHKGMTSRDLTENVEQLQIRLSLELMRDRTVAVLARLGKLSGEYAELVMAGRSHNVAAQATTLGKRFATAADELLVAYGRLEELIARYPLRGIKGPVGTAQDMLDLLGGDAAKLADLEQRIAGHLGFAHAFTSVGQVYPRSLDYDVVTGLVQLAAAPSSVAKTIRLMAGHELVTEGFKPGQVGSSAMPHKMNTRSCERVNGLMVILRGYASMTGELAGDQWNEGDVSCSVVRRVALPDAFFALDGLLETFLTVLDEFGAFPAVVARELDRYLPFLATTKVLMGAVRAGVGRELAHEAIKENAVASALAMREQGAERNELLDKLAADERIPLDRAQLDALMADKLSFTGAAADQVAAVVSRIEEIVKQHPEAAAYTPGSIL
- a CDS encoding alkaline phosphatase D family protein, translated to MSYSVPDGSSPARRSVLRGSLAASAALTLGGAAAAAPALALSGRPRAAWGVQTDDVTASSGLVWVRSDRPARMIVETSTSESFRRTHRHFGPLLGAGSDFTGTTALRGLPAGEQIHYRVTLADPDEPRRTGEPVVGTFRTAPARRRDGVRFLWSGDIAGQGWGINPDIGGFRAYEEMRRLNPDFFLCSGDTIYADGPIQPSVTLPDGRIWRNATTPEKSKVAETLDEYRGNFRYNLLDHHVRAFNAQVPSIVQWDDHEVRNNWYPGQILDDARYTEKDVDVLAARASRAFAEYFPVSTLHARGGAVERRMHRVVRYGPLLDVFVLDMRSYRNANSPGRQADDTTGILGVEQLAWLKRELSRSRAVWKVLAADMPLGLVVPDGAANIEAIAQGDPGAPLGRELQIAELLRFIKHRRITGTLWLTADVHYTSAQHYAPERAAFQDFAPFWEFVSGPLAAGGFPANKLDATFGPERVFVRAPERANLSPMESPQYFGEVDIDGGSGELTVRLRAEGGTVLFSKALQPGRVGQ
- the mug gene encoding G/U mismatch-specific DNA glycosylase — protein: MTRFTPQELEAARDRVIPDVAAGGLSVLFCGINPGLMSAATGHHFARPGNRFWPVLERSGFTPRLLKPAEQEELLAYGLGITNVVARATARADELSGEEFREGGRLLTERVERLRPRWLAVVGITAYRTAFGERGAVVGPQERTIGETRIWALPNPSGLNARWTLPSMAEEYARLREAAGVPDRRA
- a CDS encoding PLP-dependent aminotransferase family protein, encoding MRAYTAWELLLPAAGAPVRRRGRALQEALREAVRSGRLTAGTRMPSSRELAADLGVSRGLVTEAYEQLTAEGYLRSDRGSGTWVGEAVRAATSQAARDRAPRTPGVQVDFRPGTPDLSLFPRAAWAAAQRSVLSALPHRALGYPDPRGLPELRTALAGMLARRRGVVADPERLVVCSGVAQASTLLGFVLAARGMRTVGIEDPGSPEHERLFASTGLETVWLPTDEEGLLPGPLTASGVRAVVTTPSHQFPTGIAYSASRRAVLLDWARSVDGYVLEDDYDGDFRYDRAPVGALQGLDPERVAYTGSVSKSLAPGLRLGWMLVPEDLVAEVVERKRTMDLGNPALDQALLTEFVTRGGYDRQLRRCQRAYRERRDALVNALEKHFPGTEVSGIAAGLHIIARVPERYGPGARFVERAAAAGVALRPLEEYGTARPMDGAVRLVIGYAHLTPSEIERGVGLAAEACG